From Bdellovibrio sp. ArHS, the proteins below share one genomic window:
- a CDS encoding efflux RND transporter periplasmic adaptor subunit: MKRLKVLLVLSLVVVGLVISGIVIQRVLQSKRYTKVRPQTGEVTEAVYGLGKVKSNRRYEVKLGVISTVRELYVNEGDVVKAGQNLVRIDSNVVFKAPFDGTVTMINNFEGETALPQSVILRMEDLKDRFIELSVEQEGALRVQKGQMARVSFESLRGEVLVGKVKAIFPKGDEFIADVEISNLGASILPGMTADVSIEIGKIKGTLVPLKALRNGTLSVERDGHIQKIKVEVGLVDGLSAEIKSGDLMPTDEILVPKE; the protein is encoded by the coding sequence GTGAAACGACTGAAAGTTCTGTTGGTTTTGTCTTTAGTGGTGGTTGGACTTGTGATTTCAGGAATTGTGATTCAGCGAGTCCTGCAAAGTAAACGCTATACAAAAGTTCGACCGCAGACGGGAGAAGTGACAGAAGCGGTTTATGGTTTAGGCAAGGTGAAATCCAATCGTCGCTATGAAGTGAAGCTGGGTGTGATTTCAACAGTGCGCGAATTGTATGTGAACGAAGGTGATGTTGTTAAGGCGGGGCAAAATTTAGTCCGTATTGATAGCAATGTCGTGTTTAAAGCGCCTTTTGATGGCACGGTCACTATGATTAACAACTTCGAAGGTGAAACGGCTCTTCCCCAAAGTGTGATTTTGCGTATGGAAGACCTGAAAGATCGGTTCATTGAACTTTCGGTCGAACAAGAGGGCGCACTGCGTGTGCAAAAAGGACAGATGGCCCGCGTCTCGTTTGAGTCTTTACGGGGCGAGGTTCTGGTTGGCAAAGTCAAAGCCATCTTTCCAAAAGGGGACGAGTTTATTGCCGACGTTGAGATTTCCAACTTGGGCGCCAGCATTTTGCCAGGCATGACGGCGGATGTATCAATTGAAATTGGCAAAATCAAAGGAACGCTGGTCCCCTTGAAGGCATTAAGAAATGGCACTCTGTCTGTCGAACGTGACGGGCATATCCAGAAAATCAAAGTGGAAGTGGGTTTGGTCGACGGACTTTCCGCGGAAATAAAAAGCGGCGATTTAATGCCCACTGACGAAATTTTAGTTCCTAAGGAGTAG